The nucleotide sequence CAGGGCGAAGAACAAACTGTAACCAAGGATGGTAAAATTGACCTGTCAGAAGGTCAGGGTGAGGAAGGTGCTCTGACCAAGGATGATCAAATTGACCTGTCAGTAGGTCAGGGTGCGGAAGAAGCTCAAACAAATGATGATCAAATTGAGCAGTCAGGAGGTCAGGGTGAGAGTCCTCATCTGACAAACATCGCCTCTGTAGTTCATCCAGCGGAGAAGGTGGATGTTGAAGATGTTCCCAAACCAGCAAGGTTGGCACGAGTTGTTCCTCCGGGTCTTGATGAATTTAAGACGAGAGCAATTGCTGAAAGGGGAAAGGATGCCTCTAGTCAAACTGGCCATGTGATTCACCGAAGGGAACCTAGTGGTCAGTTGTACAATTATGCTTCGGCAGCTAAAGGGGCAAAGGTTCTGGATTATAACAAGGAGGCCAAAGGCGCTTCCAACATTCTAGACAAAGATAAGGATAAGTATCTCCGCAATCCTTGTTCCGTGGAGGGAAAATATGTCATCATAGAGCTTTCTGAAGAAACCTTGGTAGATACCATTGCAATTGCAAATTTTGAGCATTACTCTTCTAATTTAAAAGAATTTGAAATGCTGAGCAGTCTTATTTATCCCACAGAAAACTGGGAAACACTTGGGAGATTCACTGTCGCAAATGCGAAGCATGCTCAGAGTTTCACATTTCCCGAGCCAAAGTGGGCGAGGTACTTGAAGTTCAATTTGCTAAGCCATTATGGTTCTGCAAGCTATTGTACACTGAGTATGCTTGAGGTGTACGGAATGGATGCTGTGGAAAAGATGCTCAAGAACTTGATTCCAGTTGAGAATAGAAATGCTGAATCTGATGACAAATCGAAGGAGCCAATTGAGCAACCACCTTTGAAGGAGCCTAGTGGTGGAAAAGACTCCTCACAGGAACCCCTTGATGAAGAtgaatttgaggtagaagatgaTAAGCCAAATGGAGATTCATCAAGGAATGGTGTTCATGATCAGATTGTAGAGACAAGGACACTTCAGGCTGGCAGAATTCCTGGAGATACAGTTCTCAAGATACTGATGCAGAAAGTCCAGTCTCTTGATGTGAGCTTTTCTGTATTGGAGCGGTACCTAGAGGAACTCAACAGCAGATATGGACAAATTTTTAAGGATTTCGATTCTGATATTGATAG is from Triticum aestivum cultivar Chinese Spring chromosome 3A, IWGSC CS RefSeq v2.1, whole genome shotgun sequence and encodes:
- the LOC123062797 gene encoding SUN domain-containing protein 4 isoform X1, which encodes MQKSRRDLMKRKAAAKAHEQGAGAAAGMRRRRLYGFSASLVVASWAALLILNSLVGHGDGQRGTHDGGDPIVAIPIAGPGPTMNEGSVGPDVVHQEHEENLAVSGDTCVKLDESVLLSEETVLQEDEVCSKDDAGSDDMEAVTKDDQIDLSEGQGEEQTVTKDGKIDLSEGQGEEGALTKDDQIDLSVGQGAEEAQTNDDQIEQSGGQGESPHLTNIASVVHPAEKVDVEDVPKPARLARVVPPGLDEFKTRAIAERGKDASSQTGHVIHRREPSGQLYNYASAAKGAKVLDYNKEAKGASNILDKDKDKYLRNPCSVEGKYVIIELSEETLVDTIAIANFEHYSSNLKEFEMLSSLIYPTENWETLGRFTVANAKHAQSFTFPEPKWARYLKFNLLSHYGSASYCTLSMLEVYGMDAVEKMLKNLIPVENRNAESDDKSKEPIEQPPLKEPSGGKDSSQEPLDEDEFEVEDDKPNGDSSRNGVHDQIVETRTLQAGRIPGDTVLKILMQKVQSLDVSFSVLERYLEELNSRYGQIFKDFDSDIDSKDALLEKIKLELKELQSSKNDFARDIESILSWKSVASSQLDQLVLDNVILRSEYERFRDKQVDLENRSFVVIFLCFIFGCLAIAKLSIGMIFNICRLYDCEKLDRVKSGWLVLLLSSCIVASILVIQ
- the LOC123062797 gene encoding SUN domain-containing protein 4 isoform X2; this translates as MQKSRRDLMKRKAAAKAHEQGAGAAAGMRRRRLYGFSASLVVASWAALLILNSLVGHGDGQRDGGDPIVAIPIAGPGPTMNEGSVGPDVVHQEHEENLAVSGDTCVKLDESVLLSEETVLQEDEVCSKDDAGSDDMEAVTKDDQIDLSEGQGEEQTVTKDGKIDLSEGQGEEGALTKDDQIDLSVGQGAEEAQTNDDQIEQSGGQGESPHLTNIASVVHPAEKVDVEDVPKPARLARVVPPGLDEFKTRAIAERGKDASSQTGHVIHRREPSGQLYNYASAAKGAKVLDYNKEAKGASNILDKDKDKYLRNPCSVEGKYVIIELSEETLVDTIAIANFEHYSSNLKEFEMLSSLIYPTENWETLGRFTVANAKHAQSFTFPEPKWARYLKFNLLSHYGSASYCTLSMLEVYGMDAVEKMLKNLIPVENRNAESDDKSKEPIEQPPLKEPSGGKDSSQEPLDEDEFEVEDDKPNGDSSRNGVHDQIVETRTLQAGRIPGDTVLKILMQKVQSLDVSFSVLERYLEELNSRYGQIFKDFDSDIDSKDALLEKIKLELKELQSSKNDFARDIESILSWKSVASSQLDQLVLDNVILRSEYERFRDKQVDLENRSFVVIFLCFIFGCLAIAKLSIGMIFNICRLYDCEKLDRVKSGWLVLLLSSCIVASILVIQ